From the Theobroma cacao cultivar B97-61/B2 chromosome 2, Criollo_cocoa_genome_V2, whole genome shotgun sequence genome, one window contains:
- the LOC108660700 gene encoding uncharacterized protein LOC108660700, whose amino-acid sequence MCEKESEVEQEEDVKAKNQGASQVIHPSPPFPQRLQKQKLEKQFQKFLNVFKKLHINIPFAESLEQMHSYVKFLKDFFFKKRKLSEFETVSLIKECSAILQNKLLQKLKDLGSFTIPCTIGNLFFTKALSDLGASINLKHWSIFEKLGLGECKPTSVTLQLANRSFVYLRGIIEDVLVKVDKFIFLVDFIILDMEEDRQILIILGRPFLATARAFIDVKKASLTPTSKPSIEEPPTLELKPLPANLRYAFFGKSSTLPVIISATLTNMQEEKLLRTLREFKKAIG is encoded by the exons ATGTGTGAGAAAGAGAGTGAAGTCGAACAGGAAGAAGATGTCAAGGCTAAAAATCAAGGAGCTTCTCAAGTCATCCATCCTTCACCACCATTTCCCCAAAGGCTCCAAAAGCAAAAACTTGAAAAGCAATTTCAGAAGTTCCTCAATGTCTTCAAGAAATTACACATAAATATCCCTTTTGCTGAATCTTTGGAACAAATGCATAGTTATGTCAAGTTCTTGAAGGATTTCTtcttcaaaaagagaaagctaAGTGAGTTTGAAACTGTCTCCCTTATAAAAGAGTGTAGTGCAATTCTCCAAAATAAACTGCTACAAAAACTCAAAGATCTAGGTAGTTTCACAATCCCTTGCACAAttggtaatttattttttacaaaagCTTTGAGTGATTTAGGTGCAAGTATCAATTTAAAGCattggtcaatttttgagaaacttgGCTTGGGGGAATGCAAACCCACTTCTGTTACTTTGCAATTGGCTAATCGTTCTTTTGTGTACCTAAGGGGAATTATTGAAGATGTTCTTGTCAAGgtagataaatttatttttttggttgattttataattcttgacATGGAAGAAGATAGGCAAATTCTAATCATCCTTGGGAGGCCATTTTTAGCAACTGCTAGGGCTTTCATTGATGTTAAAAAAG CTTCTTTGACGCCAACTTCTAAGCCTTCCATTGAGGAGCCACCTACTTTGGAACTCAAACCTCTACCTGCAAACTTGAGGTATgctttttttggaaaatcttCTACTCTTCCAGTTATTATTTCTGCTACTCTTACTAACATGCAAGAGGAGAAGTTGTTGAGGACACTTAGAGAATTCAAGAAAGCAATAGGATAG